The Scomber scombrus chromosome 22, fScoSco1.1, whole genome shotgun sequence genome has a window encoding:
- the strip2 gene encoding striatin-interacting protein 1 homolog, with the protein MQAEDMEVPIINNLNDNGDRLRPKGKDVFKDQQKESESSMESPNLEFEYGDTDMLTAELSELYSYTEEPEFALNRDYFEEDFRSHARGRRWIELTVEEQRTYVMRLLDALEVTDRDKRLKVARAILYLAQGVFDECDTEVDVLHWSRHNVFLLYDMGIFTALLELLSMEIDNNQACSSAVRKPAISLADSTELRVLLSIMYLMVETIRVQTEDDRPEWRAAREAFKNELGSPLYNGEPFALLLFTMVTKFCSMNAPHFPMKKVLLLLWKTILFTLGGFEELQEMKVRGRERLNLPPLPEDSIKVVRAMRAASPPASAMELIEQQQQQKRGRRSRRSAFVDSLEGDSPFPKKQPLVKQDSLDTYNERDPFKNDDARDEEEDPEDTDSGIEGEVDPLDRDVIIQPPPPPPPLRPPTERVNFPKGLPWAPKVREKDIEHFLETSRNKFIGFTLGNDTETLVGLPRPIHESVKTLKQHKYVSISEVQIKKEEELQQCPMTLGEEDVEETPTEMLYLGMLPNLSQYVIALLKLLLAAAPTSKAKTDSINILADVLPEEMPITVLQSMKLGIDVNRHKEIIVKAISALLLLLLKHFKLNHIYQFEIVSQHLVFANCIPLILKFFNQNIMSYISAKNSICVLDFPHCVVHEMPELTAESLEAGDCNQFCWRNLFSCINLLRILNKLTKWKHSRTMMLVVFKSAPILKRALKVKQAMMQLYVLKLLKIQTKYLGRQWRKSNMKTMSAIYQKVRHRLNDDWAYGNDIDARPWDFQAEECALRESIEKFNSRRYDKNKNGDFAPVDNCLQSVLGQRVDLPEDFHYSYEMWLEREVFSQPIQWEGLLQNP; encoded by the exons AGCTCCATGGAGTCTCCCAACCTGGAGTTTGAGTATGGAGACACGGACATGCTTACTGCTGAACTGTCAG AGCTCTACAGTTACACAGAGGAGCCAGAGTTTGCCCTGAACAGAGACTACTTTGAGGAAGACTTCAGGAGCCATG CCCGAGGCAGGAGGTGGATCGAGCTGACGGTGGAGGAGCAGAGGACGTATGTGATGAGACTGCTGGATGCACTTGAAGTGACCGACAGAGACAAGAGGCTGAAGGTGGCCAGGGCCATCCTCTACCTGGCTCAGG GAGTGTTTGACGAGTGTGACACAGAGGTGGATGTGCTCCACTGGTCCAGACACAACGTCTTCCTGCTCTACGACATGGGCATCTTTACGGCGCTGCTGGAGCTGCTCAGCATGGAGATAGA taaCAACCAGGCGTGCAGCAGTGCAGTGAGGAAGCCTGCCATCTCTCTTGCAGACAGCACAGAGCTCAG AGTGTTACTGAGCATCATGTATCTGATGGTGGAGACCATTAGAGTTCAAACAGAAGACGACAGACCAGAATGGAGAGCGGCCAGAGAAGCCTTCAAGAATGAGCTAG GGTCACCTCTGTACAACGGCGAGCCCTTTGCCCTGCTCCTCTTCACCATGGTGACCAAGTTCTGCAGCATGAATGCGCCGCACTTCCCCATGAAGAAAGTACTCCTGCTGCTCTGGAAGACCATCTTG TTCACCTTGGGGGGTTTTGAAGAGCTGCAGGAGATGAAGGTGCGGGGGCGCGAGCGTCTGAACCTGCCCCCGCTGCCAGAGGACAGCATCAAGGTGGTCAGGGCCATGAGAGCAGCGTCGCCACCGGCCTCCGCCATGGAGCTCAtcgaacagcagcagcagcagaagagagGCCGTCGCAGCCGCAGG AGTGCCTTTGTTGATAGCTTGGAAGGAGACAGTCCCTTTCCCAAGAAGCAG cctCTAGTCAAGCAGGACAGCCTGGATACGTACAACGAGCGGGACCCTTTCAAGAATGATGACGCACGGGACGAGGAGGAGGACCCAGAGGACACGGACAGCGGCATCGAGGGTGAGGTGGACCCCCTCGACCGTGACGTAATCATCCAGCCcccaccgcctcctcctcctctgagacCCCCGACAGAAAGGGTCAACTTCCCTAAGGGACTCCCCTGGGCCCCTAAAGTCAG GGAGAAAGACATTGAGCACTTCCTGGAGACCAGTAGAAATAAGTTCATCGGCTTCACACTGGGAAA TGACACAGAGACCCTGGTGGGCCTGCCCAGACCCATTCATGAGAGCGTCAAGACTCTTAAACAG CACAAATATGTCTCCATCTCCGAAGTCCAGAtcaagaaggaggaggagctaCAACAATGTCCAATGACCCTG GGTGAGGAGGACGTGGAGGAGACGCCAACAGAGATGCTGTACCTGGGCATGCTTCCAAACCTTTCCCAGTATGTG ATTGCCCTCCTTaagctgctgctggctgcagctCCGACCTCCAAAGCCAAAACGGACTCCATTAACATCCTGGCTGATGTGCTGCCTGAGGAGATGCC TATCACAGTCCTTCAGAGCATGAAGCTGGGAATTGATGTGAACCGCCACAAGGAAATCATCGTCAAGGccatctctgctctgctgctgctgctcctcaaGCACTTCAAACTCAACCACATTTATCAG TTTGAGATTGTCTCACAGCACCTGGTGTTTGCCAACTGTATCCCACTCATCCTCAAGTTCTTCAACCAGAACATCATGTCTTATATTAGTGCCAAAAACAg TATATGTGTGCTGGACTTCCCCCACTGTGTGGTCCATGAGATGCCTGAGCTTACAGCTGAGAGCCTG gaaGCAGGAGACTGCAACCAATTCTGTTGGAGAAACCTGTTCTCTTGTATAAATCTATTGAGAATCTTGAACAAGCTGACCAAATGGAAACACTCGAGGACCATG ATGCTGGTGGTGTTCAAGTCTGCCCCCATCCTGAAGAGAGCCCTGAAGGTGAAGCAGGCCATGATGCAGCTCTACGTTCTCAAGCTGCTTAAGATCCAGACAAAATATCTGGGCCGCCAATGGAGGAAGAGCAACATGAAGACCATGTCAGCCATCTACCAGAAAGTCCGCCATAGGCTCAACGATGACTGGGCCTAtggaaatg ATATTGACGCACGGCCCTGGGACTTCCAGGCGGAGGAGTGCGCCCTCCGAGAGAGCATCGAGAAGTTCAACAGCCGTCGCTACGACAAGAATAAGAACGGCGACTTTGCGCCTGTGGACAACTGCCTGCAGAGCGTGCTGGGCCAGCGCGTTGACCTGCCCGAGGACTTCCACTATAGCTACGAGATGTGGCTGGAGAGAGAGGTCTTCTCTCAGCCCATCCAGTGGGAGGGGCTGCTGCAGAATCCATGA
- the morn2 gene encoding MORN repeat-containing protein 2 — translation MSDKKEIDSSNTQGEEPLKVNYIFPNGDRYEGECSRSESGVITRRGSGKHTSVNGVIYTGGWHEDKMNGRGTLQHPSGAKYEGEFKDNMYHGTGTYTFLDGSIYTGHFNKNRLEGEGAFTNTQGLVWMGEFHGKAALGLKMQHSI, via the exons ATGTCCG acaaaaaagaaatagattCTTCAAACACTCAAG GGGAAGAACCTTTGAAAGTGAACTATATTTTTCCAAATGGGGACAGATATG AGGGGGAGTGCAGCAGATCTGAATCAGGGGTGATAACAAGGAGAGGTTCTGGTAAACACACCTCAGTAAATGGTGTTATATACACTGGAGGGTGGCATGAGGACAAA ATGAATGGCAGAGGGACCCTGCAGCATCCCTCCGGAGCAAAGTATGAAGGAGAGTTCAAAGACAACATGTACCACGGCACAGGAACATATACCTTCCTGGATGGCTCCATTTACACAGGTCACTTTAACAAGAACAG GTTGGAGGGAGAAGGTGCGTTCACTAACACGCAGGGACTGGTGTGGATGGGAGAGTTTCACGGCAAAGCAGCACTGGGTCTGAAAATGCAGCACAgcatataa
- the dhx57 gene encoding putative ATP-dependent RNA helicase DHX57, with protein sequence MPMQRIFMTNENQEQLKELLLHLQTQDGDEVYDESGSDYSRGEEEEYDELDHRDEGQFWATTDDPVERAETPEYDPESDEERPPPEPVISLFAIGKLCRYGFDRERSKQALEAGGGEFGATLEQLLHQVFSERYGQKAISPDGLGGVPMDECLSQRQEEALALAAIYGERFNERIANTVWTITLDLLFLEEGNRNGGVVGSGYGERPVNIRDVCRFYMKGQGCRFGNKCKFKHQMPTQGRSGAGSPDLTGPSQPGINSFSPPEYELQIRFPKGNRYPFQAPIVAFSTNDESMGAAGRLSVTERLFGEALAAAKSSEPVVYTLTTLCEDETTMKELLAVSHHKYSTPPPVVAPPPPTLSTAKSKSVRSSASEESRSSSTSSSNYTNSRRTAPSYSQRNLTFKETEEAEELDERDEDVDDDVPVETESYVNLKKRMANKHNMKIENLLQENGKLCREYQRKQSSRRFKSMLEQRRKLPAWQEQDNILHLLDRCQVLVVSGMTGCGKTTQIPQFILDASLNGPANQVANIICTQPRRISAISVAQRVAQERAERLGNSVGYQIRLESVRTSATRLLYCTTGVLLRRLEGEVDLKGVTHVIVDEVHERTEESDFLLLVLKDLITQRPDMKIILMSATLNANLFSEYFYNCPTVHIPGRTFPVDQFFLEDAISKTNYVIEDGSPYMRSGKQNSSSTSGRGCKGGSRDVVDDLGDDMWNFMSFSKKELVKDSIPDQQLSFQDLTVRYKDTKKSALKTMAAMDLDKINMDLVESVLEWIVDGKHNYPPGAVLVFLPGLAEIKMLYEQLKSNRMFNNRGASRCVVYPLHSTLSNEEQQAVFSRPPEGVTKIIISTNIAETSVTIDDVVYVIDSGKMKEKRYDASKSMESLEDSWVSRANALQRKGRAGRVASGVCFHLFTSHCFKHQLPEQQLPEIQRVPLEQLCLRIKILDVFSEQMLESVFSRLIEPPAMGSLDAAKQRLQDLGALTADERLTPLGYHLACLPVDVRIGKLMLFGAIFRCLDPALTIAASLAFKSPFVSPWDKRDEANEKKQAFALASSDHLALLQAYKGWCCAAKNGHQAGFLYCRENFLSWRGLQEIASLKRQFAELLSDIGFIKEGLRARIIERMSSKGTDGVLEATGPEANLNSENIRLMSAMLCAALYPNVVQVRAPQGNYKMTSKGAMKMQPKANELRFMTKDDGCVHVHPSSVNYSVRHYNSPYLVYHEKVKTSRIFIRDCSMVSVYPLVLFGGGQVNVELHKGEFVISLDDGWIRFAAASHQVAELVKELRWELDQLLEDKIRVPSMDLCSCPRGSRIIHMIVHLITTQ encoded by the exons ATGCCCATGCAGAGGATTTTCATGACTAATGAGAACCAAGAACAACTcaaagagctgctgctgcatctACAGACCCAGGATGGTGATGAGGTCTATGA TGAATCTGGCTCAGATTATTCGAGGGGCGAGGAGGAGGAATATGATGAGTTGGACCACCGTGACGAAGGCCAGTTTTGGGCCACTACAGATGATCCTGTGGAGAGAGCAGAGACCCCAGAATATGATCCAGAGTCTGACGAAGAACGGCCTCCCCCTGAACCTGTGATCTCCTTATTTGCTATCGGCAAACTCTGCAG GTATGGCTTTGACAGGGAGCGCAGCAAGCAGGCACTGGAGGCTGGTGGAGGAGAATTTGGGGCAACACTGGAACAGCTCCTCCACCAGGTGTTCAGTGAGCGCTACGGCCAGAAAGCCATTTCCCCTGATGGCCTCGGCGGGGTGCCTATGGATGAGTGCTTGAGCCAGAGGCAAGAGGAAGCTCTGGCGCTAGCTGCCATTTACGGTGAGCGCTTCAATGAGCGCATCGCTAACACAGTCTGGACAATAACCCTGGACCTCTTATTCCTCGAAGAGGGGAACAGGAACGGCGGTGTAGTCGGGAGTGGATATGGAGAACGACCTgttaacatccgtgatgtctgCCGATTCTACATGAAAGGGCAAGGCTGTCGGTTTGGGAACAAATGCAAGTTCAAACACCAAATGCCCACCCAAGGGAGGTCTGGGGCTGGTTCCCCAGACCTGACGGGCCCCAGCCAGCCTGGGATTAACAGTTTTTCTCCTCCTGAGTATGAACTACAGATTCGATTCCCCAAAGGAAACCGTTACCCATTTCAGGCACCAATAGTAGCCTTCAGCACCAATGACGAGTCCATGGGAGCTGCCGGGAGGCTCAGCGTGACTGAAAGATTATTTGGAGAGGCGCTGGCTGCGGCAAAGAGCAGCGAACCTGTTGTTTACACTCTCACCACTCTGTGTGAGGATGAAACTACCATGAAGGAACTGTTGGCCGTCAGTCATCACAAATACAGCACGCCGCCGCCTGTTGTGGCGCCTCCTCCCCCCACTCTTTCCACAGCAAAGAGTAAGAGTGTGAGGAGCAGTGCTTCTGAGGAAAGCAGGAGTAGCAGCACCAGCAGTAGTAATTACACCAACAGCAGAAGGACTGCTCCGTCTTACAGCCAGAGAAACTTAACTT TCAAAGAGACGGAAGAGGCAGAGGAGCTGGATGAAAGGGACGAGGACGTTGACGACGATGTTCCAGTCGAGACCGAGAGTTACGTCAATCTGAAGAAGAGGATGGCAAATAAGCACAACATGAAGATAGAAAACCTACTGCAAGAAAATGGCAAGCTGTGTCGAGAGTATCAGAGGAAACAG TCATCCAGGCGTTTCAAGTCCATGCTGGAACAGAGGAGGAAGCTGCCTGCTTGGCAAGAACAAGACAACATCCTGCACCTGTTGGACCGGTGTCAGGTGCTGGTGGTCAGCGGGATGACTGG ATGTGGTAAGACAACCCAGATCCCACAGTTCATTCTGGATGCCTCTTTAAATGGTCCGGCCAATCAGGTGGCCAACATCATCTGCACCCAGCCGCGCCGTATCTCTGCCATCTCTGTGGCTCAGAGGGTGGCACAGGAGCGTGCAGAGCGTCTGGGCAACTCAGTGGGCTACCAGATCCGCCTGGAGAGTGTCAGG ACGTCGGCCACGAGACTGCTGTACTGCACCACGGGGGTGTTACTGAGGAGACTGGAGGGCGAGGTAGACCTCAAAGGCGTCACACATGTCATTGTGGATGAGGTGCACGAGCGCACAGAGGAGAG tgACTTCCTCCTGTTGGTGCTCAAAGACCTGATCACACAGAGGCCAGACATGAAGATTATTCTAATGAGTGCCACACTGAATGCCAACCTCTTCTCTGAATATTTCTACAACTGTCCCACTGTCCACATACCAG GCCGTACATTTCCCGTCGACCAGTTTTTCCTGGAAGATGCCATCTCCAAAACCAA CTATGTGATTGAGGATGGCAGCCCTTACATGCGCTCAGGGAAGCAGAACTCGTCTTCCACAAGTGGGCGAGGGTGCAAAGGAGGGTCGAGGGACGTGGTGGACGACTTGGGTGACGACATGTGGAACTTCATGTCGTTCTCTAAAAAGGAGTTGGTCAAAGACTCCATCCCTGACCAACAGCTCAGCTTCCAGGACCTCACAGTCAGATACAAAG ATACGAAGAAGTCTGCGCTGAAGACCATGGCTGCGATGGACCTGGACAAGATTAACATGGATCTGGTGGAGAGTGTGCTGGAGTGGATTGTAGATGGAAAGCACAACTACCCCCCAG GTGCAGTGCTGGTGTTTTTGCCAGGCCTTGCTGAAATCAAAATGCTGTACGAGCAGCTGAAGTCCAACAGAATGTTCAACAACAGGGGCGCaagcag GTGTGTGGTGTACCCACTCCACTCAACCTTGTCCAATGAGGAGCAGCAGGCAGTTTTCAGCCGGCCCCCGGAGGGTGTCACCAAGATCATCATCTCCACCAATATCGCTGAGACCTCGGTAACCATTGACGACGTGGTATATGTCATTGACTCTGGCAAGATGAAGGAGAAAAG GTACGATGCATCTAAAAGCATGGAGAGTCTGGAGGACTCGTGGGTCTCTCGGGCCAACGCGCTGCAGAGGAAGGGCCGAGCGGGGCGTGTGGCCTCGGGGGTCTGCTTCCACCTCTTCACCAGCCACTGCTTCAAACACCAGCTGCCTGAGCAACAGCTGCCTGAGATCCAGAGAGTGCCTCTCGAGCAGCTCTGCCTCCG AATAAAGATCCTGGACGTGTTTTCCGAGCAGATGCTTGAGTCCGTCTTCTCTCGCCTCATCGAGCCCCCGGCTATGGGAAGCCTTGACGCAGCCAAGCAGCGCCTGCAGGACCTGGGAGCTCTAACTGCAGATGAGAGGCTGACCCCGCTGGGCTACCACCTGGCCTGCCTGCCCGTGGACGTGCGCATTGGCAAACTCATGCTGTTCGGCGCCATCTTCCGCTGCCTCGACCCAGCGCTCACCATCGCCGCCAGTCTGGCCTTCAAATCACCATTT GTGTCTCCGTGGGATAAACGTGATGAAGCGAATGAGAAGAAACAGGCCTTTGCACTGGCCAGTAGTGACCATCTAGCTTTGTTACAGGCATACAAG GGATGGTGCTGTGCTGCAAAGAATGGCCACCAGGCTGGCTTCCTTTACTGCAGGGAGAACTTTCTGTCTTGGAGAGGCTTGcag GAGATCGCTAGTCTGAAGAGGCAGTTTGCTGAGCTGCTGTCTGACATTGGCTTCATCAAAGAAGGACTGAGGGCCAGGATTATAGAGCGTATGAGCTCTAAGGGCACTGATGGTGTTCTCGAGGCTACTGGCCCTGAG GCGAATCTGAACTCGGAGAACATTCGACTGATGTCTGCCATGCTGTGTGCTGCCCTCTATCCCAATGTGGTCCAA GTGCGAGCTCCTCAGGGGAATTACAAGATGACCAGCAAAGGAGCGATGAAGATGCAACCCAAAGCCAACGAGCTCCGATTCATGACCAAGGACGACGGTTGCGTGCATGTGCATCCCTCCTCTGTCAACTAC